In Xanthomonas theicola, a single genomic region encodes these proteins:
- a CDS encoding AAA family ATPase → MALIEGFRVRNYRALRDITLGRLSTEQQGDPLTPFTVVIGKNGAGKSTLFDAFGFVADCLSTNVESACDVKQRGGFERMRSQGVEEPIRFDIYYREAKGERPITYELAINLDSGGRPFVESEVLKQRRKGQKHGRPYPFLRLHHGIGKVWAGEEAVETASGEEDRAQEDVELTDLRQLGIATLGTLKEHPRIKRFRDFLKGWYLSYFHPDAARSIPTAGPQRHLDIHGENLGNVVQYMEREHKERFKSILDRIATKIPGVHSISTTVTEDKRVLLQFNDGAFGDPFYAGQMSDGTLKIFAYLLLMEDPDPPPFICIEEPENGLYHRLLDSLAHELRNHATGKKNAPQIFVTTHQPYFVDALSPTEVWILEKNSNGFSNIRRASDIELVRNLVDEGLPLGGLWYSDYLDAK, encoded by the coding sequence ATGGCTTTGATCGAAGGGTTCCGTGTTCGCAACTACCGAGCACTGCGTGACATTACGCTAGGAAGGCTCTCCACCGAGCAGCAGGGTGATCCGTTGACGCCTTTCACGGTTGTCATTGGCAAGAACGGCGCGGGTAAAAGCACCTTATTCGATGCTTTTGGCTTTGTCGCCGATTGTTTGTCCACCAATGTGGAGTCGGCATGCGACGTCAAGCAGCGCGGCGGGTTTGAGCGGATGCGCTCGCAAGGAGTCGAGGAACCCATTCGGTTTGATATCTACTATCGTGAGGCGAAGGGCGAACGCCCTATTACGTACGAATTGGCAATCAACCTGGATAGCGGCGGCCGGCCATTTGTGGAGTCTGAGGTTCTTAAACAGCGCCGCAAAGGACAGAAGCACGGCCGGCCTTATCCCTTCCTACGCTTGCACCATGGCATCGGCAAGGTGTGGGCTGGCGAAGAGGCGGTAGAAACCGCCAGCGGCGAGGAAGACCGCGCACAGGAAGACGTCGAACTGACCGATCTTCGGCAACTGGGCATCGCCACACTCGGAACTCTGAAAGAGCATCCACGTATCAAGCGCTTCCGTGACTTCCTGAAGGGCTGGTACCTGTCGTACTTTCATCCGGATGCCGCCCGCTCGATTCCAACGGCTGGACCGCAACGGCATCTCGACATACATGGCGAGAACCTCGGCAATGTCGTGCAGTACATGGAGCGCGAGCATAAGGAACGCTTCAAGTCGATCTTGGACCGTATTGCAACCAAGATTCCTGGCGTGCACAGCATCAGCACCACAGTGACAGAAGACAAGCGAGTACTGTTGCAGTTCAACGATGGCGCGTTTGGGGATCCATTTTATGCAGGACAAATGTCAGATGGCACCCTGAAAATATTCGCCTATCTGCTACTAATGGAAGATCCTGACCCACCGCCGTTCATCTGCATCGAGGAACCCGAAAACGGACTGTACCACCGTCTGCTCGACTCGCTCGCACACGAACTACGCAACCATGCGACCGGAAAGAAGAACGCACCACAGATTTTCGTCACCACGCACCAGCCCTATTTCGTGGACGCGCTTTCCCCAACGGAAGTGTGGATCCTCGAAAAGAACAGCAACGGTTTCTCCAACATTCGTCGTGCCTCAGACATAGAACTGGTGCGCAATCTCGTGGATGAGGGACTGCCTTTGGGTGGACTGTGGTATAGCGACTATCTGGACGCGAAATAA
- a CDS encoding TauD/TfdA dioxygenase family protein: protein MPTIHYHRASMSRSDSSSVPFEIVPLGRFGAEIFGIDLSRPFDEAAVAGLRRALVDHQILIVRGQRLPPADQLRLARCFGEPEPGIARRPESHQVSGHPNVLYLSNKPGSPTVDYGVAWHSDGLAYARVPHGITMLHCIACPSGVGATLFANQFLAYEAMSPGFRNLLKDLYWYLPPIPFSEVPPGRGLAQPIVRAHPVTGRRFVFCAPGTRQLRGLSRQESEGILKTVYACQVRETVIYRHDWCELDVVLWENCGLLHNRADVVDFGRQGLRAMHRVATSGNFAAIECEAAED, encoded by the coding sequence GTGCCGACGATTCATTACCATCGAGCGAGTATGAGCCGATCCGATTCTTCCAGCGTTCCGTTCGAAATCGTCCCGCTGGGCAGGTTCGGCGCGGAGATTTTCGGCATCGACCTCAGTCGGCCCTTCGACGAAGCTGCTGTGGCCGGATTGCGCCGGGCCTTGGTCGACCACCAGATCCTGATCGTGCGCGGCCAGCGCCTGCCGCCGGCCGACCAATTGCGATTGGCCCGCTGCTTCGGCGAACCCGAACCGGGCATCGCGCGCCGACCCGAGAGCCATCAGGTTTCTGGTCATCCCAATGTCCTGTATCTGAGCAACAAGCCCGGCTCGCCGACGGTGGATTACGGCGTGGCCTGGCATTCGGATGGGCTGGCCTACGCGCGGGTTCCGCACGGCATCACCATGCTGCACTGCATCGCCTGCCCGTCTGGCGTCGGCGCGACCTTGTTCGCCAATCAGTTCCTGGCCTACGAGGCCATGTCGCCGGGCTTCCGCAACCTCTTGAAGGACCTGTACTGGTATCTGCCGCCGATTCCGTTCTCGGAGGTTCCACCCGGCAGGGGCCTGGCCCAGCCGATAGTGCGCGCGCACCCCGTGACTGGACGCCGCTTCGTGTTCTGCGCGCCAGGCACGCGCCAGCTGCGCGGCCTGTCGCGTCAGGAAAGCGAGGGCATCCTGAAGACGGTCTACGCGTGCCAGGTGCGTGAAACCGTCATCTATCGACACGACTGGTGCGAGCTGGACGTGGTGCTATGGGAGAACTGCGGCCTGCTGCACAACCGCGCGGACGTGGTCGATTTCGGCCGCCAGGGCCTGCGTGCGATGCATCGCGTGGCGACCTCGGGAAATTTCGCTGCGATCGAATGCGAAGCGGCCGAAGACTGA
- a CDS encoding DUF4276 family protein, whose translation MHIEVLAEDSSGAKLIEILLPRVIGQYGHPHTWRIIDYKGIGRIPRGLSTAADPAKRALLNQLPRVLNGYGRTPGIDVVVVVVDTDQRDCSAFLRELKDLLARCTSAPNTLFRLAIEEMEAWLLGDRPALLAAYPKARKDILANYQQDSICGTWELLADAIHPGGSTAIRKAGWPLPGEVKHAWASQIGPRMDVELNQSPSFRKFRDGIRKLAQVD comes from the coding sequence ATGCACATCGAAGTCTTGGCGGAGGACAGTTCCGGAGCAAAGCTGATCGAAATCCTCCTGCCTCGGGTCATTGGCCAATATGGACATCCCCATACCTGGCGCATCATCGACTACAAGGGCATTGGCCGGATTCCTCGCGGCCTTTCAACCGCTGCGGACCCCGCAAAGCGAGCACTGCTGAACCAATTGCCACGTGTGCTCAATGGCTACGGCAGGACACCCGGAATCGATGTGGTCGTCGTAGTCGTGGATACCGACCAGCGTGACTGCAGCGCATTCTTGAGGGAACTGAAAGACTTGCTGGCGCGATGCACTTCAGCACCCAACACGCTGTTCCGTTTGGCAATTGAGGAAATGGAAGCCTGGCTACTAGGCGACAGGCCGGCGCTTCTTGCCGCCTATCCCAAAGCCCGGAAAGACATTCTTGCCAACTACCAGCAAGACAGCATCTGTGGTACCTGGGAGCTGTTGGCGGATGCCATCCACCCTGGCGGCTCGACCGCAATCCGCAAAGCAGGGTGGCCATTGCCCGGTGAGGTCAAGCATGCATGGGCCAGCCAGATCGGTCCAAGGATGGACGTGGAACTGAATCAATCTCCAAGCTTCCGTAAGTTCCGGGATGGAATACGGAAGTTGGCGCAAGTCGACTAG
- a CDS encoding class I SAM-dependent methyltransferase, giving the protein MTKHAAAEQVPTRPWNMFAPGDPARFVRDEPALCEATSNDVLLQNIVRLTDSVFDHISVFEQFSETTSRGAQADPGKKLDFAEVRDMLARAERELWNAHGLLKGARESFVERQTRALGIAAGTRDLKIHFGSAHHLLQNWLNIDAGGGDLMLNVNWGLPLPDGCAGFAYSAHLLEHLRYHDQAPLFLREIHRVLDEGGTLRLVVPDVRKLLAAYAGRDRGFFESRQKFYPLKEGFGREGIASLDYILLFCGANQQVLSYNHKFGYDFDTLRQLLSDTGFGKVVESDFQASAHPQLLVDDFSYNARACDGHGRHYSLFVEATK; this is encoded by the coding sequence ATGACCAAACACGCCGCCGCCGAGCAAGTGCCCACACGTCCCTGGAACATGTTCGCCCCCGGCGACCCCGCGCGCTTCGTGCGCGACGAGCCGGCGCTGTGCGAGGCCACGTCCAACGACGTGCTGCTGCAGAACATCGTGCGCCTGACCGACAGCGTGTTCGATCACATCTCGGTGTTCGAGCAGTTCTCCGAAACCACCAGCCGCGGCGCCCAGGCCGATCCGGGCAAGAAGCTCGACTTCGCTGAAGTACGCGACATGCTGGCGCGGGCCGAACGCGAACTGTGGAATGCCCATGGCCTCCTCAAAGGCGCGCGCGAATCCTTTGTAGAGCGACAGACCCGCGCGCTCGGCATCGCTGCCGGCACCCGCGACCTGAAGATCCATTTCGGCTCGGCGCACCATCTGCTCCAGAACTGGCTGAACATCGACGCCGGCGGCGGCGATCTGATGTTGAACGTCAACTGGGGCCTGCCACTGCCTGACGGCTGCGCCGGCTTCGCCTACTCTGCGCACCTGCTCGAACACCTGCGCTACCACGACCAGGCGCCGCTGTTCCTGCGCGAGATCCACCGCGTGCTGGACGAAGGCGGCACCCTGCGCCTGGTCGTGCCCGACGTCCGGAAACTGCTGGCCGCCTATGCCGGGCGCGACCGCGGGTTCTTCGAATCGCGGCAGAAATTCTACCCGCTCAAGGAGGGCTTCGGCAGGGAAGGCATCGCCAGCCTCGATTACATCCTGTTGTTCTGCGGCGCCAACCAGCAGGTGCTGAGCTACAATCACAAGTTCGGCTACGACTTCGACACGCTGCGCCAGCTGCTGTCGGATACGGGTTTCGGCAAGGTGGTCGAATCGGATTTCCAGGCCAGCGCGCATCCTCAACTGCTGGTCGACGACTTCAGCTACAACGCGCGCGCGTGCGACGGCCATGGCCGGCACTACTCGCTTTTCGTGGAGGCGACCAAATGA
- a CDS encoding MFS transporter: MNASGRTATQAHRLSLLGAGATLSLAGTQIGHLAIITRLFELDPSGHLSSNVMIFNLLGVAVFGLSAGWALQKISAFNAGVAAPLAAAALSLYLSERGQPSGLECLGVAFVQAFVAALAQPNLMRFLHSRLEHAQRTSFFSFFQSAQQIGLLIAQLAGVLLIQQLGYRWCFLITAATHLLAAASWTGMRGGGDARPYASGKTGFLQGYRLILSHPEIRGLTLFRCVNHLAYTTFNVALPLWVAASVAGSSRLPTDLLGQALMLTTASMIAASLLGGTALRRWPQWIGSFPWISSVLGVLSVIVAAAAGGARGLLLGSLLLGVGLYFFRLCGIVIGAAITPNWAMGPVIVAGDTLNRTGSFLISLVVPGLAAVATPLPLLIPFAMLALLSPLLTRKAADIARP; the protein is encoded by the coding sequence ATGAACGCCAGCGGACGCACTGCCACGCAGGCGCATCGCCTGTCCCTGCTCGGCGCCGGCGCGACGCTATCGCTGGCCGGCACGCAGATCGGCCACCTGGCGATCATCACGCGTCTGTTCGAACTCGATCCGAGCGGGCACCTGAGTTCGAACGTGATGATCTTCAATCTGCTCGGTGTGGCCGTGTTCGGCCTGTCGGCCGGCTGGGCATTGCAGAAGATCAGCGCATTCAACGCCGGTGTCGCCGCACCGCTCGCCGCGGCGGCACTGTCGCTGTATCTGTCCGAACGCGGACAACCCAGCGGCTTGGAATGTCTCGGCGTGGCGTTCGTGCAGGCGTTCGTGGCCGCGCTGGCGCAGCCCAACCTGATGCGCTTCCTGCACTCGCGCCTCGAGCATGCGCAGCGCACCAGCTTCTTCTCCTTTTTCCAGAGCGCGCAGCAGATTGGATTGCTGATCGCGCAACTGGCCGGCGTGCTGTTGATCCAGCAACTGGGCTATCGCTGGTGTTTTCTCATCACCGCGGCCACTCACCTGCTGGCCGCGGCGTCGTGGACGGGCATGCGCGGCGGCGGCGATGCGCGGCCTTACGCGAGCGGCAAGACCGGATTCCTCCAAGGCTATCGGCTGATCCTCAGCCACCCCGAGATCCGTGGACTCACTCTGTTCCGCTGCGTCAATCATCTAGCCTATACCACCTTCAACGTGGCTCTGCCGCTGTGGGTCGCCGCGTCGGTGGCCGGGAGCAGCCGGCTGCCGACCGACCTGCTCGGACAGGCCTTGATGCTGACCACCGCCAGCATGATCGCGGCCAGCCTGCTCGGCGGCACCGCGCTCAGGCGCTGGCCGCAATGGATCGGGTCCTTTCCCTGGATATCCTCGGTACTGGGCGTGCTCTCGGTGATCGTCGCCGCCGCTGCCGGCGGTGCGCGCGGCCTGCTTCTGGGCAGCCTGCTTCTGGGCGTGGGCCTTTATTTCTTCCGCCTGTGCGGGATCGTGATCGGCGCGGCCATCACCCCGAACTGGGCCATGGGTCCGGTGATCGTGGCCGGCGACACGCTCAACCGGACCGGTTCGTTCCTGATCAGTCTGGTCGTGCCCGGGCTGGCCGCGGTCGCCACGCCACTGCCTCTGCTGATTCCCTTCGCGATGCTGGCCTTGCTGTCGCCGCTGCTGACGCGCAAGGCGGCCGACATCGCGCGACCATGA
- a CDS encoding valine--tRNA ligase: protein MTQLASSYDPTSFESRLYAQWEAAGYFKPSGQGEPYTVLLPPPNVTGTLHMGHAFQQTLMDALVRYHRMRGFDTLWQVGSDHAGIATEMVVSRNLALEGKGETRDSLGREGFIGKVWEWKTQSGDTIERQMRRLGTSSDWSRSAFTMDPQPSAAVVEAFVRWHEQGLIYRGQRLVNWDPVLKTAISDLEVENVEEDGFLWSIAYALEDGASYEHVERDADGHETLRETRDYLVVATTRPETLLGDTAVMVHPQDERYAHLIGRTVTLPLSGRQVPVIGDDYVDRAFGTGVVKVTPAHDFNDYQVGVRHGLPMINLFTANAAINDNAPERYRGLDRYDARKAVLAELEDLGILVETKPHKLQVPRGDRTGQVIEPYLTDQWFVKMDALAKRGLALVESGQVQFVPPNWINTYRHWMENIQDWCISRQLWWGHRIPAWFDDAGHCYVGRDEAEARAKHGLAADVALHQDSDVLETWFSSQLWPFSTMGWPDPQAMAERGFDRYLPSSVLVTGFDIIFFWVARMIMATDSFTGQVPFRDVYITGLIRDKDGQKMSKSKGNVLDPLDIIDGISIEALVAKRTSGLMQPRMAEKIEKATRKEFPEGIIAHGADALRFTIAALAGHGRDIKFDLGRAEGYKNFCNKLWNASRFVLMNTRQEDAEAAPITNASPRAQMANHAGTAPNAGSGQHGPVTDAEKWILVRLDKASAEAQAHYAAYRFDLLAQCLYEFAWNEFCDWFLELTKPALNGDDAAAADSTRHTLLQVLETLLRLLHPLTPFVTEELWQQVAPRLCIAAPTISLQPYPRAGDLDVAAYAGAEADIEWLKAMVSALRRVRSELNVPPARLVPLLLQGGQADDRMRVERFASQLKFLLRLEAIQWLDGARDAPPAAAAIVGELRLLVPLQGLVDLDAERTRLDKEIKRVDAEIGKCNGKLGNTTFVQNAPAAVVEQERMRLADWTTQLDGLREQRAKL, encoded by the coding sequence ATGACCCAACTCGCCTCCAGCTACGACCCCACCTCCTTCGAATCGCGCCTGTACGCCCAGTGGGAGGCGGCCGGCTACTTCAAGCCGTCCGGGCAGGGCGAGCCGTACACGGTGCTGCTGCCGCCGCCGAACGTGACCGGCACCCTGCACATGGGCCACGCCTTCCAGCAGACGCTGATGGACGCGCTGGTGCGCTACCACCGCATGCGCGGCTTCGACACGCTGTGGCAGGTCGGCAGCGACCACGCCGGCATCGCCACCGAGATGGTGGTGTCGCGCAACCTGGCGCTGGAAGGCAAGGGCGAGACCCGCGATTCGCTGGGACGCGAGGGCTTCATCGGCAAGGTATGGGAGTGGAAGACGCAGTCGGGCGACACCATCGAGCGGCAGATGCGCCGCCTGGGCACTTCCAGCGACTGGTCGCGCAGCGCCTTCACCATGGACCCGCAGCCGTCGGCGGCGGTGGTCGAGGCGTTCGTGCGCTGGCACGAGCAGGGCCTGATCTACCGCGGCCAGCGCCTGGTCAACTGGGACCCGGTGCTGAAGACCGCGATCTCCGACCTGGAAGTGGAGAACGTGGAGGAAGACGGCTTCCTGTGGTCCATCGCCTACGCGCTGGAGGACGGCGCCAGCTACGAACACGTCGAACGCGACGCCGACGGCCACGAGACCCTGCGCGAAACCCGCGATTACCTGGTGGTGGCCACCACGCGCCCGGAAACCCTGCTCGGCGACACCGCGGTGATGGTGCATCCGCAGGACGAACGCTATGCGCACCTGATCGGCAGGACGGTGACGCTGCCGCTGAGCGGCCGCCAGGTCCCGGTGATCGGCGACGACTACGTGGATCGCGCCTTCGGCACCGGCGTGGTCAAGGTGACGCCGGCGCACGATTTCAACGATTACCAGGTCGGCGTGCGGCATGGGTTGCCGATGATCAACCTGTTCACCGCGAACGCGGCGATCAACGACAACGCGCCGGAGCGCTACCGCGGCCTGGACCGCTACGACGCACGCAAGGCGGTACTGGCCGAGCTGGAAGACCTCGGCATCCTGGTCGAAACCAAGCCGCACAAACTGCAGGTGCCGCGCGGCGACCGCACCGGCCAGGTGATCGAGCCCTACCTCACCGACCAGTGGTTCGTGAAGATGGACGCGCTGGCCAAGCGCGGCCTGGCGCTGGTCGAATCGGGCCAGGTCCAGTTCGTGCCGCCGAACTGGATCAACACCTACCGGCACTGGATGGAGAACATCCAGGACTGGTGCATCAGCCGCCAGCTGTGGTGGGGCCACCGCATTCCGGCGTGGTTCGACGACGCCGGCCATTGCTACGTCGGCCGCGACGAGGCCGAGGCGCGCGCGAAGCACGGCCTCGCCGCCGACGTCGCCCTGCACCAGGACAGCGACGTGCTGGAGACCTGGTTCTCCTCGCAGCTGTGGCCGTTCTCGACGATGGGCTGGCCCGATCCGCAGGCGATGGCCGAGCGCGGCTTCGACCGCTACCTGCCGTCCAGCGTGCTGGTCACCGGCTTCGACATCATCTTCTTCTGGGTGGCGCGGATGATCATGGCCACCGACAGCTTCACCGGCCAGGTGCCGTTCCGCGACGTCTACATCACCGGCCTGATCCGCGACAAGGACGGGCAGAAGATGTCCAAGTCCAAGGGCAACGTGCTCGACCCGCTGGACATCATCGACGGCATCAGCATCGAGGCCCTGGTCGCCAAGCGCACCAGCGGGCTGATGCAGCCGCGCATGGCCGAGAAGATCGAAAAGGCCACGCGCAAGGAATTCCCCGAGGGCATCATCGCCCACGGCGCCGACGCGCTGCGCTTCACCATCGCTGCGCTGGCCGGCCACGGCCGCGACATCAAGTTCGACCTGGGCCGCGCCGAGGGCTACAAGAATTTCTGCAACAAGTTGTGGAATGCCAGCCGCTTCGTGCTGATGAATACGCGTCAGGAAGACGCGGAGGCGGCGCCGATCACGAACGCGTCGCCGCGCGCCCAGATGGCGAACCACGCGGGCACCGCTCCGAATGCCGGTTCTGGCCAGCACGGACCGGTCACCGATGCCGAGAAGTGGATCCTGGTGCGGCTGGACAAGGCCAGTGCCGAAGCGCAGGCGCACTACGCCGCCTACCGTTTCGACCTGCTGGCGCAGTGCCTGTACGAGTTCGCCTGGAACGAGTTCTGCGACTGGTTCCTGGAACTGACCAAGCCGGCCTTGAACGGCGACGATGCCGCGGCCGCCGACAGCACCCGCCACACCCTGCTGCAGGTGCTGGAGACGCTGCTGCGCCTGCTGCACCCGCTGACCCCGTTCGTCACCGAGGAACTGTGGCAGCAGGTGGCGCCGCGCCTGTGCATCGCCGCGCCGACCATCTCGCTGCAGCCGTATCCGCGCGCCGGCGACCTGGACGTGGCGGCCTACGCCGGCGCCGAGGCCGACATCGAGTGGCTCAAGGCGATGGTCTCGGCACTGCGCCGGGTGCGCAGCGAGCTCAACGTGCCGCCGGCCAGGCTGGTGCCGCTGCTGCTGCAGGGCGGCCAGGCCGACGACCGCATGCGCGTGGAGCGTTTCGCCTCGCAGCTGAAGTTCCTGCTGCGGCTGGAGGCGATCCAGTGGCTGGACGGCGCCCGGGACGCGCCGCCGGCCGCGGCGGCGATCGTCGGCGAGTTGAGGCTGCTGGTGCCGCTGCAAGGCCTGGTCGACCTGGACGCCGAGCGCACCCGCCTGGACAAGGAGATCAAGCGCGTGGACGCGGAGATCGGCAAGTGCAACGGCAAGCTCGGCAACACCACCTTCGTGCAGAACGCACCGGCGGCGGTGGTCGAGCAGGAGCGCATGCGCCTGGCCGACTGGACCACGCAGCTGGACGGACTGCGCGAGCAGCGCGCCAAGCTGTAA
- a CDS encoding GNAT family N-acetyltransferase, giving the protein MAIVYRVIDPGNYQEAYTFNLFREYAWRDSSNAYVADSEDERKKKTDALIASLSRVDHRYHCLAAFDDEAMVGAISLERMTIDKRPACHIQCLWVHPDHRGRGMAQKLKELGEEWARAMGSQFMDSNVRIDNSNMIKLNEQLGYAVVRLNFRKELG; this is encoded by the coding sequence ATGGCGATCGTTTACCGCGTCATCGATCCTGGCAACTACCAGGAAGCCTATACCTTCAATCTGTTCCGGGAGTATGCGTGGCGCGACTCGTCCAACGCCTACGTGGCCGACTCGGAAGACGAACGCAAGAAAAAGACCGACGCGCTGATCGCCAGCCTGAGCCGGGTCGACCACAGATACCACTGCCTGGCCGCGTTCGACGACGAGGCGATGGTCGGAGCGATCAGTCTGGAGCGTATGACCATCGACAAACGCCCGGCCTGCCACATTCAGTGCCTGTGGGTGCATCCGGATCACCGCGGCCGCGGCATGGCCCAGAAGCTGAAAGAACTCGGCGAAGAATGGGCCCGGGCGATGGGATCCCAATTCATGGACAGCAACGTCCGCATCGACAATTCGAACATGATCAAACTCAACGAACAGTTGGGCTATGCAGTGGTGCGGCTCAACTTCCGCAAGGAACTAGGCTGA
- a CDS encoding penicillin acylase family protein: protein MRFRVVLITTLALFIVPAWPTRARDAQSPATPERSELRLAGLSEPVEILRDRWGIAHIYAKNEGDLFFAQGYNAARDRLFQFELWRRQATGTVAEVFGRKELRRDIGARLHQFHGDMKRELALYHPRGERIVGAFVRGINAYIGQTERDPSLLPLEFRLLGIKPGRWTEEVVVSRHQGLLANLTIEVEIARAVAALGADRVRALGFYQGGEPLLRPDPAIDLAAIPDNVLELYKAFRAPLSFAPEQLAAGHRVAPSARDAARATAEVANPLDIGSNNWVIHGSRTQSTFPIMANDPHRAQSAPSLRYWVHLVAPGWNVIGAGEPVLPGVSIGHNEHGAWGLTIFGNDSEDLYVYQTHPEDPDQYRYHDRWERMRIVKDTIAVKGDAPVAVEYKYTRHGPVLFEDQARHTAYALRAAWMEPGSAPYLASLRMNQARSWEEFREACTYHLIPAENMVWADRKGNIGYQAAGVQPRRRNWSGLLPVAGDGRYEWDGYQPITDLPSAHNPASGYLVTANHYLMPNDYRWPEAMHFNWADPYRASRITELLGSGRLYSVAEVARLQNDDLSIPARSLVPLLRDLPLADPRAVQARDVLLAWDYVLDKDSVAAGIYAMWQRRLLANVRAAMLPPGVTLYISMKRSIDWLLAPGGEFGADPVQGRDALLARSLYEAVAELRAKLGPDMQGWRYGQDKYHHVVIHHPLANAVDAATRARLNVGPAPRGGDSYTVSATGGQDNQLAGGSFKIVADTEDWDNSIGQNAPGQSGDPDSRHYRDLFAMWSQGKYFPVAYSRAKVEGVTEQVVLLKPADAVAAPAQ from the coding sequence ATGCGTTTTCGTGTCGTGCTGATCACCACACTGGCCCTGTTCATCGTCCCCGCCTGGCCGACGCGTGCGCGGGATGCGCAAAGCCCGGCCACGCCGGAGCGAAGCGAGCTGCGGCTGGCCGGGCTGTCCGAGCCGGTGGAGATTCTGCGCGACCGCTGGGGCATCGCTCACATCTACGCCAAGAACGAGGGCGACCTGTTTTTCGCTCAAGGCTACAACGCCGCGCGCGATCGCCTGTTCCAATTCGAACTGTGGCGGCGCCAGGCCACCGGCACTGTTGCGGAAGTGTTCGGTCGCAAGGAACTCAGGCGCGACATCGGCGCGCGGTTGCACCAGTTCCACGGCGATATGAAGCGCGAGTTGGCGCTTTATCACCCGCGCGGCGAGCGGATCGTTGGCGCTTTCGTACGCGGGATCAACGCTTATATCGGCCAGACGGAGCGCGATCCTTCGCTGTTGCCGCTGGAGTTCCGCCTGCTCGGAATCAAGCCCGGGCGCTGGACCGAAGAAGTGGTGGTCTCGCGCCATCAGGGCTTGCTGGCCAATCTCACCATCGAAGTCGAAATCGCGCGTGCCGTGGCTGCGCTGGGCGCCGACCGGGTGCGCGCGCTGGGCTTCTATCAAGGCGGCGAGCCTTTGCTGCGGCCCGATCCGGCGATCGACCTGGCGGCAATTCCGGACAACGTGCTCGAACTCTACAAGGCTTTCCGCGCTCCGCTGAGCTTCGCGCCCGAGCAGTTGGCCGCCGGTCATCGCGTGGCGCCGTCCGCGCGCGACGCCGCGCGGGCAACCGCCGAGGTGGCCAACCCGCTGGATATCGGCAGCAACAACTGGGTGATCCACGGCTCGCGGACGCAGAGCACGTTCCCGATCATGGCCAACGATCCGCACCGCGCACAGAGCGCGCCGTCGCTGCGCTACTGGGTGCACCTGGTAGCGCCGGGTTGGAACGTGATCGGCGCCGGCGAGCCGGTGCTGCCGGGCGTATCGATCGGCCATAACGAACACGGCGCGTGGGGACTGACGATCTTCGGCAACGACAGCGAGGATCTCTACGTCTACCAGACCCATCCCGAGGATCCCGATCAGTATCGCTATCACGACCGCTGGGAACGCATGCGCATCGTCAAGGACACCATCGCGGTCAAGGGCGATGCGCCGGTGGCGGTGGAATACAAATACACTCGGCATGGCCCGGTGTTGTTCGAAGACCAGGCGCGGCATACCGCTTACGCCTTGCGCGCGGCGTGGATGGAGCCGGGTAGCGCCCCATACCTGGCCAGCCTGCGCATGAATCAGGCGCGCAGTTGGGAGGAGTTCCGCGAGGCGTGTACCTATCATCTCATCCCGGCCGAGAACATGGTGTGGGCCGATCGCAAGGGCAACATCGGTTACCAGGCCGCCGGCGTCCAGCCGCGTCGGCGCAACTGGAGTGGATTGCTGCCGGTCGCGGGCGACGGGCGTTACGAGTGGGATGGCTATCAGCCGATCACCGATCTGCCAAGCGCGCATAACCCGGCGTCGGGTTATCTGGTCACCGCCAATCACTATCTGATGCCCAACGACTATCGGTGGCCGGAGGCGATGCATTTCAACTGGGCCGATCCGTACCGTGCCTCACGCATCACCGAGTTGCTGGGTTCGGGCCGCCTGTACAGCGTGGCCGAGGTCGCGCGGTTGCAGAACGACGACCTGTCGATCCCGGCGCGCAGCCTGGTGCCACTGCTGCGCGATCTGCCGCTGGCCGACCCGCGCGCGGTGCAGGCGCGCGACGTCTTGCTGGCCTGGGACTATGTGCTCGACAAGGATTCTGTGGCCGCCGGCATCTACGCAATGTGGCAGCGGCGGCTGCTGGCCAACGTGCGCGCGGCGATGTTGCCTCCTGGAGTGACCTTGTACATCTCGATGAAGCGCAGCATCGATTGGCTGCTTGCGCCGGGCGGCGAGTTCGGCGCCGACCCGGTTCAAGGCCGTGACGCGTTGTTGGCGCGTAGCCTGTATGAAGCGGTCGCCGAGTTGCGCGCCAAGCTGGGACCGGACATGCAGGGTTGGCGCTACGGCCAGGACAAGTACCACCACGTCGTGATCCACCATCCGCTCGCCAACGCGGTCGACGCAGCGACGCGGGCTCGACTCAACGTAGGCCCGGCGCCGCGTGGCGGCGACAGCTACACGGTCAGCGCGACCGGCGGCCAGGACAATCAACTGGCCGGTGGCTCGTTCAAGATCGTGGCCGACACCGAAGACTGGGACAACTCCATCGGCCAGAACGCGCCCGGCCAGTCCGGCGATCCCGACAGCCGCCACTACCGCGATCTGTTCGCGATGTGGTCGCAGGGAAAGTATTTCCCGGTGGCGTATTCGCGGGCGAAGGTGGAGGGCGTGACCGAGCAGGTGGTATTGCTCAAGCCGGCCGACGCCGTCGCGGCACCGGCGCAATAG